From Musa acuminata AAA Group cultivar baxijiao chromosome BXJ3-8, Cavendish_Baxijiao_AAA, whole genome shotgun sequence, one genomic window encodes:
- the LOC103996250 gene encoding uncharacterized protein LOC103996250, with the protein MGCVSSKVLTRSGSFHEELKRSLKGRSNGSEELFGSKNGGDRLLALPCTANSVAEPEKNSSVSSTEHSDTKQIDKEKHTVDPEAEVSDVEIINTWELLAGLEEEEEEEHQEQSESDEHKTEEYKFVVGDELKAPANFNSASDHKDEHLVEAAQRHPSKEKPHVSLELPQERSSTGSKREAMARELAPLKLPSIEFSKTGSLKDWLRRGGQLISPGSYVTPKFGDFVFPEPRYGDNRDDDSSVFDPDLVAQFEQAMNQLSMDEEFALQQIIESLQQGDEEGIPRVELSC; encoded by the coding sequence ATGGGTTGTGTCTCTTCCAAAGTGTTGACGAGATCGGGGAGCTTCCATGAAGAACTGAAACGAAGCCTCAAAGGGAGATCAAATGGATCGGAAGAACTGTTCGGTTCTAAGAATGGTGGAGACCGACTCCTTGCTCTTCCGTGCACTGCGAACTCAGTTGCTGAGCCTGAGAAGAACTCGTCTGTATCATCAACCGAGCACTCGGACACCAAACAAATCGATAAGGAAAAGCATACTGTGGATCCGGAGGCCGAGGTTTCGGATGTAGAGATCATCAATACTTGGGAGTTGTTGGCCggtttggaagaagaagaagaagaagaacatcaAGAACAAAGCGAGAGTGATGAGCACAAGACCGAAGAGTATAAATTCGTCGTTGGTGATGAATTAAAAGCTCCTGCAAACTTCAACTCGGCATCAGATCACAAGGATGAACATCTTGTTGAAGCAGCTCAACGACACCCATCGAAGGAGAAGCCGCATGTAAGTCTTGAGCTTCCTCAAGAGCGAAGCAGTACCGGATCAAAGAGAGAAGCCATGGCGAGGGAGCTCGCACCTCTCAAACTTCCATCGATCGAGTTCTCGAAGACGGGTAGTCTGAAGGATTGGCTTCGACGAGGCGGTCAACTGATCTCCCCCGGTTCTTATGTCACCCCAAAGTTCGGCGATTTCGTCTTCCCGGAGCCAAGATACGGAGATAACAGAGATGACGATAGCAGTGTCTTCGATCCAGATTTAGTGGCACAGTTTGAGCAAGCCATGAATCAGCTATCTATGGATGAGGAGTTCGCGCTTCAACAGATCATAGAGAGCTTGCAGCAAGGTGATGAAGAAGGCATTCCGAGGGTGGAGCTGAGCTGCTGA